The following is a genomic window from Butyricimonas faecihominis.
GTTACATGACCGTATTCATCGTGGAGCATGGACCGACCGGTTCATTGACATCGAAACAGATTGATATTAACACGGTATCACGTTATTCCACGGGGTGGACAATTTTATCCGAACAAAATAATAAATCTATTTTGAGTTATGTTCGGGCCGAGCAAGCGGGTGAAAATGAAATAACCTATAATCTTTTTGAAAATATTTACACGGAACTCCGTGGAGATGATTTGGGAACCGGGCCAATCCGCTTGGGACGACATTTTTCTAGTGCAAGTGATGAGATTCTGGTTATCCAAGAAAGTGGTGCTGTAGAAATAAGTGGTCTTGATTTCTCGAAAGTGATTACCACGAAAGAGGAATTTGTAAAAAAAGACTATCCTTCTGGTTTTGTACCGAAACAAGCGGAGTATGGCAGTCGGTTAGAGGCTATTTTAGGAACCGATGGAAATCTTTATACCCGAATAAACCCGAATGGAAGTTTTCAAGTATGCCAATATAATGATGTTCCTGCGATTAGTAATGCTAAAATTGCTAATATGTACTACTGTGCGTATTTGGGTTATATTTATATGTATGATGAATTGAACCACCGAATGATAGGTATGTATGATAGTCCTCAGCTATATACGGAGAAAATCATCTATGTTAGTATGCATCCGGATAGTACGCATTTGCCAACTTTTACTCCAATAAATAATATGGGCGAAGGTACTCAAGTGATGTATATTGATTCGTATAGCGTGGAAGGTGCTTCCGGGAGAGATTTCGTGCAGATTATTAAAAAAGGGTCTGATTATTATTTCCAAACCTATAAAGCTGCTTTTCCTGCTTTAGGTGATGCGAACCTGTATGTCTATGGTGGTAAAGAAGAATTGTTTGTCGGGAATGGTTACGTGAACGATAATTCTAAATATTGCATGGATGGGAGTTCGTACTTCTATTTTACGGCGGGAAATGTTCTTTACTATTGGGATCGGGTGAGTAAGGTTGAGCCGTACTACACGTTTCCCGGTGGAGCCACAATTTTGGATATAGAGCGTTACGCTTACGAGGACAGGGAGGAAATAGCGGTAGGTCTGGATAACGGAGAATTCTATATACTGGATGCGTCTTTCGAGGCTATGACTGGTCAGAAGGAAAAAGTGCTGTTCAAAGCCGAGAATTTGGGACGTGTCGTGGATGTGCAGTATAAATACGGAAATTCGTCTAATTTTAATCAACAGTCAAGACAATAATAATAATTAATTCTATCGTGAGGAGGTGAGTTGAAAGCGATGTTTTTAACTCCCTCACACGATGAATATTGGATATGATTAAGGATTGTAGTAACAATCTCTAAGGGAGTGTTGTGTATAAAAAATAAGTCATTGTAAAAAGAAATTTATGGAAGAACCAATTGTAAGAGTGGAGCATTTATCCCATCGCTATAGTGTTCAGTGGGCGATCAGGGATATAAACTTCGAAATTAACCAGAAGGGGATTTTGGGGCTTTTAGGCTCGAACGGGGCGGGGAAGTCGACCACGATGAATATTATCTGCGGGGTATTGAACCAGACGGAAGGAACGGTTTATATTAATGGTATCGATACCCGTAAGCAACCCGTGGAGGCCAAGAAGTACATCGGTTTTCTGCCACAGAAACCGCCATTGTACACGGATCATAACGTGAGTGAATACCTCACGTATTGCGCTCATCTGCGGCTGATGGATGACCGGGAGGTGAAGGCCGCCGTGGAATCGGCCATGAAACGTTGCGGGATCGCTCATTTTAGCAAGCGGCTCGTGAAGAACCTTTCGGGTGGGTATCAACAGCGCTTGGGAATAGCGCAGGCCATCGTGCATAACCCGAAATTGGTGGTGCTGGATGAACCGACAAATGGTTTGGACCCGAACCAGATCTTGGAAATCAGGGATTTGATTTGGGAGATTGCGCAAGATCATGCCGTTTTGCTTTCCACTCATATTTTGTCGGAAATAGAGGCCATTTGTCAGAATATTAAAATGATAGAACACGGTAATTTGATCTTTTCCGGGACACTTGATGAATTTCATGACAGTGTTAAATCCAATACTTGTATTGTGAAGTTGGAGAATGCTCCTGCGGAAGGGGAATTAGGAAATATTCCGGGAGTGATCAAGGTGAAGAAACTCGATGAACATTCTTTCCGGTTGCAGCTCGAACAGGAAGGAGAAGAGGTGGCCAAACGAGTTGCGGAAATTTGTGTGAACCGGGGATGGAGGTTGAGCGAGATGCAGATGGAAAAGGTATCCATGGATGAGATTTTTGCTCAGCTATCGGGAAAACGAGTGGTTGATAAATTTTAATGTTACAGGATATGAAAACAATATATAGAATAGCGAAATCAGAACTAAACTCTTTATTTTGTTCCCCGATAGCTTGGTTAGTGCTGGTCATCTTTACTTTTCAGATGAGCATGACTTTCACGGACAGGATTATATGGGAATTGAAAGATTTTGTCATCAATAACCGGGAAAAGGATGGAATGACGGCTTATTTTCTGCTTACCGGCTTCGGTACGCCATTATTTCCCGGTGTACTTTCCTATTTGTATCTTTATTTTCCGTTGTTGACGATGGGATTGATGAGCCGGGAATTTAGTAGTGGATCCATTAAATTACTATATTCTTCGCCGATTACTAGCACGCAGATCGTGTTGGGGAAATATTTGTCGATGATGCTCTACGGGTTGATCATGCTAGCGATTGTTACGGTTTACGTGGTTTTTTACATGTGCGTGCTGAAGGACTTTGATTATCCCGTGGCGATTACCGGATTGATAGGTATTTACTTGATCATGTGCCTTTATTCAGCTGTGGGATTGTTTGTTTCCTGTTTAACCTCGTATCAAGTCGTGGCGGCTATCGGTACGTTTGCGGCGTTAACCATTTTGCAGGTTATTGGCGGAGTTTTACAAGGAGTGGATTTCTGGAGAGATATAACTTACTGGATTTGTAGTGGACCTCACGGCCCGATAGCCGGGTTAATTAATAGTGGTGACGTGTTATACTATTTGTTAATGCCTGCGCTGTTTATCGGGATGTCCATCATGAAATTGCAGTTTGCTCGGCAGAGTAAACCGTGGTACACGAAAGTGGTGAAGTATTTGGCTTTGGTGGTCGTGATCGTGGGGATTGGTTATGCAACTTCCCGACGAAACACAGTATGTATTACGGACCTTTCCCGTGACGAACAGTTGACACTAACTCCAAAGAGTCGTGATATACTGGAACGTTACAAAGGGCAGGAACTAACACTGACAACCTATGTCAACATCATGGACGAACATACGGCTGCCAGAATGTTCCCGAAGAGTCGGATTGGGGATATGTCCGTGTTCAGCAAATATTACCGTTTCAAACCGGACATGAAGTTCAAATACATTTATTATTACGATCACGTGTTGAACGGGCATTCCTGTTGTGCACCGGGAGAAGATCTAGAAGAGGCTGCCCGAAAACAAGCTAAGGTGAACGGGTTGGATTTTGATGATGTGCTTTCTCCCGAGGAAATACGGAAGATTCATGATTTAAGCGGTGAAAATAATCAAGTTGTCCGTACGCTTGAGGATAGCGAGGGAAACTGGACCTATTTGCGAATGTTCAATGACCTGAATCCTTACCCGAGTGAACAGGAAATATCTGTTGCCCTGTTGCGCATGAAGGATGGAGCCGTGAAAATGGGTTCTCTCTACGGACATGGTGAACGGGAAATGAACAAAAGTGGGGATCGGGAGATCGGGTGGCTTTTCACGAATGGTTCCGGTCGCGGGTCGTTGATTAACCAAGGTTTTGATCCGGTAAGCGTGCCGCTCACGGAAGAGTGGGCGATCCCGGATGACGTGCAAATCCTTTTAATTATAGACCCGAAAGAACCTTTTTCAGCGGTGGAACTGGAAAAAATCCGTGCTTACGTGGCAAGCGGGCGCCATTTGATCCTCGCAACGGATGTTAATCGTTCGGGGGTGACGGGGGAATTACTCGAGGATTTTGGGGTGAAGGCTTTACCCGGAATGTTGATACAACCTCGTAAAGATGAGGACCCGACGAATATTAACGCTGTTTTCACGCCACAGGCAGGAGCGATTCACCCGACGTTCGCCCAGTGGGCAAGCCGCAACTACCCGTTGAGCATGACGGGGGCCGTTGGGTTGAGTTACACGATGGATAAGGGGTATAACGTTGTACCGTTAGTGGTTTCCCCGGTAGGTTCGTGGACTGAATTGGAAACGACGGATTTCGAGGGGGAAGTCCCGGTGTTTAACCCGAAAGCAGGGGAAATCAATCAACAGTTACCCGTGGTGCTTGCCTTGACCCGCCAATTGAACGGGAAGGAGCAGCGTATTTTGATTTTCGGAGATGCTGACTGGATGACGACCGGGGAGTTTAGCAAGAGTAGATATTATGGAGTGGCAAACGGGCCGTTGACAACGCTTATGTGTAGCTGGATGGCTGATTATCAATACCCGACTTATTTTCCTCGCCCGGCACAACCGGATAATCACTTGAAATTGTCCTACCAGTCACGGGGGACCTTGAAGGTGGCGTTTGTTGTTGTCTTCCCGGCCGTGATCTTGTTGTTATATCTTTTGGTGTGGTTTAAGAGAAGAGGTAAGTAGTAATTATTAAATGATAAAAAAGATATGGAATCTATTGTAAAAGTAGAGCATTTGTCCCATCGTTACACGGTGGATTGGGCAATTCAAGATATAAATTTCGAGGTGAACCGGAAGGGAATCTTGGGATTATTGGGATCTAACGGGGCGGGAAAGTCCACGACGATGAACATTATCTGCGGCGTGTTGAATCAAACGGATGGCACGGTGTATATTAACGGTATTGATACTCGCAAGAATCCCGTGGAGGCAAAAAAGAATATCGGTTTCCTACCGCAGAAACCACCCTTGTATTCGGACCACACGGTTGATGAATATCTTGAATTTTGTGCGGAATTGCGATTGATGGAACCCAAGAAAATCAAGCAAGCTGTAGAGATGGCCAAGGAACGGTGCGGTATCGCTCATTTCAGCAAGCGGTTGATCCGTAATCTTTCCGGCGGGTATCAACAACGTTTGGGAATAGCGCAAGCCATCATACATAGTCCTAAATTCGTGGTGCTGGACGAGCCGACGAACGGGTTAGACCCGAATCAAATTCTTGAGATTCGCAAGTTGATCAAGGAGATTGCTGTTGATCATGCCGTTTTGCTTTCCACGCATATCCTGTCGGAAGTGCAAGCTATGTGCGACGATATCAAGATGATAGAACACGGGCATCTGGTCTTTTCCGGGACGCTGGAAGAATTCGATAATTACGTGAAACCGGACACGTTTATCGTGAAACTTGACAACCCGCCTGCCGACGAGGATATATTGGCTATCCCCGGGGTGACACGTCTCAAACACTTGGATCGAAACACCTTGAGAGTGCAGTTTGACAAGCGGGACGACATCACCGAGGTGGTGGCCGACACGTGTGTGCGTCATGGTTGGGGATTAAGCGAGATTACGTTGGAAAGAATCTCTTTGGAAGAGATTTTTGCCCAGTTGTCAGGAAAAAGATTGATCGATAAATTTTAATAAACGTTATGAGAGTAATATATAAAATAGCAAAATCGGAGTTAGGTACACTCTTTTATTCTCCGATAGCTTGGTTAATCCTAGTCATATTTGTATTTCAGGTTTTTGGTAGTTTTGCGAACTTACTGGAATATACCGTTAACGCGAAAACTCTTGGACAAATGCAGGGGTACCAGAGTTATATGCTTTTCGTGATCGGTGGTTTCGCCCCTTATACAACCATCCAATCTACCCTTTATCTTTACATTCCCTTGTTAACAATGGGGCTTATGAGTCGGGAATATAGTAGTGGTTCTATTAAATTACTTTTTTCTTCCCCAATCAGTAGTTTGCAGATCATATTGGGAAAATACTTTTCCATGTTGATTTATGGGCTGATCATGATGGGGAGCGTGTTGGTACTGGTGGTCGTGGCGTTTTTCTCGATCAAAGATTTTGATCTTTCGCTCGTACTTTCCGGTTGGTTGGGCTTGTACTTGCTCATGGCGACATACGCGGCTATCGGGCTTTTCATGTCGACCTTGACTTCTTACCAGATCATTGCGGCTTTAGGAACGTTAACTTTCATTAGCTTTTTAAACTTTATCGGTAGCTTGTGGCAACATATTGAGGGGGTGCGTGAAGTGATGTATTGGTTCTCGCTTAAAGGACGTGCGGATGAATCTATCCGGGGATTGA
Proteins encoded in this region:
- a CDS encoding PKD-like family lipoprotein — translated: MKTIKLFLGYLIAIIMLYSCIDDEGNYDYTELKTVVISNVSSNWSTPLGEEYVITPVIDYGGADSTEFVYAWVSEIQEEWSDTISREKVLRYTFKEIARYMTVFIVEHGPTGSLTSKQIDINTVSRYSTGWTILSEQNNKSILSYVRAEQAGENEITYNLFENIYTELRGDDLGTGPIRLGRHFSSASDEILVIQESGAVEISGLDFSKVITTKEEFVKKDYPSGFVPKQAEYGSRLEAILGTDGNLYTRINPNGSFQVCQYNDVPAISNAKIANMYYCAYLGYIYMYDELNHRMIGMYDSPQLYTEKIIYVSMHPDSTHLPTFTPINNMGEGTQVMYIDSYSVEGASGRDFVQIIKKGSDYYFQTYKAAFPALGDANLYVYGGKEELFVGNGYVNDNSKYCMDGSSYFYFTAGNVLYYWDRVSKVEPYYTFPGGATILDIERYAYEDREEIAVGLDNGEFYILDASFEAMTGQKEKVLFKAENLGRVVDVQYKYGNSSNFNQQSRQ
- a CDS encoding ATP-binding cassette domain-containing protein, with protein sequence MEEPIVRVEHLSHRYSVQWAIRDINFEINQKGILGLLGSNGAGKSTTMNIICGVLNQTEGTVYINGIDTRKQPVEAKKYIGFLPQKPPLYTDHNVSEYLTYCAHLRLMDDREVKAAVESAMKRCGIAHFSKRLVKNLSGGYQQRLGIAQAIVHNPKLVVLDEPTNGLDPNQILEIRDLIWEIAQDHAVLLSTHILSEIEAICQNIKMIEHGNLIFSGTLDEFHDSVKSNTCIVKLENAPAEGELGNIPGVIKVKKLDEHSFRLQLEQEGEEVAKRVAEICVNRGWRLSEMQMEKVSMDEIFAQLSGKRVVDKF
- a CDS encoding Gldg family protein produces the protein MKTIYRIAKSELNSLFCSPIAWLVLVIFTFQMSMTFTDRIIWELKDFVINNREKDGMTAYFLLTGFGTPLFPGVLSYLYLYFPLLTMGLMSREFSSGSIKLLYSSPITSTQIVLGKYLSMMLYGLIMLAIVTVYVVFYMCVLKDFDYPVAITGLIGIYLIMCLYSAVGLFVSCLTSYQVVAAIGTFAALTILQVIGGVLQGVDFWRDITYWICSGPHGPIAGLINSGDVLYYLLMPALFIGMSIMKLQFARQSKPWYTKVVKYLALVVVIVGIGYATSRRNTVCITDLSRDEQLTLTPKSRDILERYKGQELTLTTYVNIMDEHTAARMFPKSRIGDMSVFSKYYRFKPDMKFKYIYYYDHVLNGHSCCAPGEDLEEAARKQAKVNGLDFDDVLSPEEIRKIHDLSGENNQVVRTLEDSEGNWTYLRMFNDLNPYPSEQEISVALLRMKDGAVKMGSLYGHGEREMNKSGDREIGWLFTNGSGRGSLINQGFDPVSVPLTEEWAIPDDVQILLIIDPKEPFSAVELEKIRAYVASGRHLILATDVNRSGVTGELLEDFGVKALPGMLIQPRKDEDPTNINAVFTPQAGAIHPTFAQWASRNYPLSMTGAVGLSYTMDKGYNVVPLVVSPVGSWTELETTDFEGEVPVFNPKAGEINQQLPVVLALTRQLNGKEQRILIFGDADWMTTGEFSKSRYYGVANGPLTTLMCSWMADYQYPTYFPRPAQPDNHLKLSYQSRGTLKVAFVVVFPAVILLLYLLVWFKRRGK
- a CDS encoding ABC transporter ATP-binding protein yields the protein MESIVKVEHLSHRYTVDWAIQDINFEVNRKGILGLLGSNGAGKSTTMNIICGVLNQTDGTVYINGIDTRKNPVEAKKNIGFLPQKPPLYSDHTVDEYLEFCAELRLMEPKKIKQAVEMAKERCGIAHFSKRLIRNLSGGYQQRLGIAQAIIHSPKFVVLDEPTNGLDPNQILEIRKLIKEIAVDHAVLLSTHILSEVQAMCDDIKMIEHGHLVFSGTLEEFDNYVKPDTFIVKLDNPPADEDILAIPGVTRLKHLDRNTLRVQFDKRDDITEVVADTCVRHGWGLSEITLERISLEEIFAQLSGKRLIDKF